From the Amphiura filiformis unplaced genomic scaffold, Afil_fr2py scaffold_74, whole genome shotgun sequence genome, one window contains:
- the LOC140144712 gene encoding ribosomal oxygenase 2-like produces the protein MESDTQSAKKRKRPRRKKHNYKKNKMLQEGENKLESPEQVKPDKTDGMQKSDPVPPAVTEQVIRSRLSSKKNKKKQVKPDDTDVMEISDPAPPDVEKETGTKSSRKKRKKKQLKSDGSSASKKSKLGNGVVDENPEDDDDDAFENVVVHSKKSKLKRSQSNASVNGFEDGVETESAKSKKSMTKESKVIGGDGDGGAKKRKTSQKSDKLSKKEQNASKASKSSKSEVKSDKKPKEQKKVFDFETPEKFLASLIAPMSVERFFAEYWEKKPLFIQRRDKAYSETYKTLFSRKILEGILLQRNIEFVENINVCRFDGEKKESLNMEGRATKKKIKNLMDKDKATVQFHQPQCFQDELWRINEHLESFFHSLVGANVYMTPQDSQGLAPHYDDVDVFILQLEGCKHWQLHKPPTKLPRDYSQDLDQSTIGKPTHDITLKPGDLLYFPRGTIHYAMTPADSPSHSTHVTISTYQRSSWGDLLSLALPDILQDALDSDVAFRKGLPPTYVGGDEDQIATYRSHLKQLLQSLTDHVESQDQTAANDMMCDFTANRLPPYSKDGKVGEPKGEMPTEESKIRLTFPDHTYVTKIERKPLEELESEDEDEEPEDGEENGDANEEEEEEEEDNEEEGEVSRLEIQDGSYLEHVDTDQDEEEEVDDDDEDEPSEIYVYHSVKNTRDDHMMSSEYKQCHGLRCPIDNLATMTQLQEAKGQWISVSDLEGTEDTQLLISLWSEGLLEVK, from the exons ATGGAGTCTGATACTCAAAGTGCAAAGAAGCGCAAGCGGCCTAGGAGAAAAAAACATAActataagaaaaacaaaatg TTGCAGGAGGGTGAAAACAAGCTTGAGAGTCCAGAGCAAGTCAAGCCGGATAAAACCGATGGGATGCAGAAATCTGACCCAGTCCCACCTGCTGTAACAGAGCAGGTTATCAGAAGCAGGTTATCAAGCAAGAAGAATAAGAAAAAGCAAGTAAAGCCAGATGACACAGACGTGATGGAGATATCTGATCCAGCCCCGCCTGATGTAGAGAAGGAAACCGGAACCAAGTCATcaaggaagaagaggaagaaaaagCAACTCAAATCTGATGGGTCTTCAGCATCCAAGAAGTCTAAGTTGGGAAACGGTGTGGTTGATGAAAAtcctgaagatgatgatgatgatgcatttgaAAATGTGGTGGTACATAGTAAAAAGAGTAAGCTGAAGCGGTCGCAAAGTAATGCCAGTGTCAATGGATTTGAAGACGGTGTTGAAACTGAATCTGCGAAGAGTAAGAAGAGTATGACAAAAGAGTCCAAAGTAATTGGTGGAGATGGCGATGGTggagcaaagaaaagaaaaacttcCCAGAAAAGCGACAAACTCAGTAAGAAAGAGCAAAATGCCTCCAAAGCATCAAAATCAAGCAAATCTGAGGTTAAATCTGATAAGAAACCAAAAGAGCAGAAGAAAGTTTTTGACTTTGAAACACCGGAAAAGTTCCTTGCTTCTCTGATAGCTCCAATGAGTGTGGAGAGATTCTTTGCGGAGTACTGGGAGAAGAAACCGTTGTTCATCCAAAGAAGAGATAAGGCATATTCGGAGACATACAAGACACTGTTTTCAAGAAAGATTTTGGAGGGTATTCTGCTGCAGAGAAACATTGAGTTTGTAGAGAATATCAATGTGTGTAG ATTTGATGGTGAGAAGAAGGAGTCCTTGAATATGGAAGGTAGAGCTACCAAGAAGAAGATCAAGAACCTGATGGATAAAGACAAAGCAACAGTACAGTTTCATCAGCCACAATGTTTTCAG GATGAGCTATGGCGTATCAATGAACATCTGGAGTCATTCTTTCACTCACTAGTAGGAGCTAATGTATACATGACACCGCAGGATTCACAGGGATTGGCGCCTCattatgatgatgttgat GTATTCATTCTACAACTAGAAGGTTGCAAACATTGGCAACTTCACAAGCCTCCGACCAAGTTACCCAGAGATTACAGCCAGGACTTGGACCAGTCTACCATTGGTAAACCTACTCATGATATCACACTTAAG CCAGGTGATTTATTGTATTTCCCAAGAGGGACTATCCACTATGCCATGACACCTGCAGACAGCCCGTCACACTCCACCCACGTCACCATCAGCACATATCAAAGATC GTCATGGGGAGACCTGCTGTCTTTAGCCTTGCCAGATATCCTTCAGGACGCATTGGATTCAGATGTAGCCTTCCGCAAAGGATTGCCTCCAACTTACGTTGGTGGAGATGAA GATCAGATAGCAACATACAGATCTCATCTGAAGCAGCTCCTACAAAGCTTAACTGATCATGTAGAGTCACAAGACCAGACTGCAGCCAATGACATGATGTGTGACTTCACAGCCAATAGGCTTCCACCTTACTCAAAGGATGGGAAAGTAGGTGAGCCAAAAG GTGAAATGCCTACAGAAGAGTCCAAAATAAGGCTGACATTTCCAGATCATACTTATGTCACTAAAATAGAGAGGAAACCTCTGGAGGAACTAGAGTCcgaggatgaagatgaagaacCGGAAGATGGTGAAGAAAATGGTGATGCTaatgaggaggaggaagaggaggaggaggataatGAGGAGGAGGGAGAAGTCTCAAGATTGGAGATTCAAGATGGAAGTTACTTGGAACATGTTGATACAGACCAGGATGAAGAGGAGgaggttgatgatgatgatgaagatgaaccaAGCGAGATTTATGTGTATCACTCAGTGAAGAATACAAGGGATGATCACATGATGAGCTCAGAATACAAACAG TGTCATGGCCTCAGATGTCCCATAGACAATCTGGCAACAATGACTCAACTCCAAGAAGCCAAGGGCCAGTGGATATCAGTGTCTGATCTTGAGGGAACAGAGGACACtcaactgctgatatcattaTGGTCTGAAGGTCTACTAGAAGTTAAATAA
- the LOC140144716 gene encoding coiled-coil domain-containing protein 83-like, with protein MGKKGKKKGSGKKSGKKSAKSVSGKKPAEPQMTIREAIIAYQINVKEKALEDFMYEIKGLEETNARHKERNERLKEEQLFHIRNLLKQSKERDKELEQSNVVNKEQVDITLKEKWEAAQVEDKLIDALTLEIKKKEKEIANEKNTVAKWEAYKETGRHEHATHIKLLDEELTDMRASFDEMKGHLERTLNIAKDKIKTSTEDRLSEQKHIASQKAMTKLDKWSTQEVMDNDWLKREAELHRVETKQLALDVEELERQNLELMSTLFDCRIEDLKISRNFYLNQFGDNDNLEEDDRGLLESDLAKLDFEERPAIEAPKVVTRKPRPASATQRAVEERVFALQPLADDDDDDDDEEEEEDGAWGGEDEDEDLDHYLQYDDENFGEYLNLGPVELKLLRVIGHHAPLHHPDKLSEAEAEAKLAAPDVWPVTPDMLRAVTESPTVNT; from the exons ATGGgtaagaaaggaaagaagaaaggttCTGGGAAGAAGAGTGGCAAGAAGAGTGCCAAGAGTGTGAGTGGAAAAAAGCCTGCAGAACCTCAGATGACAATCAGAGAAGCAATCATTGCCTACCA aATAAATGTTAAAGAAAAAGCTCTTGAAGATTTTATGTATGAAATTAAAGGCTTGGAGGAGACAAATGCTAGACACAAAGAAAGA AATGAACGACTGAAAGAAGAACAACTCTTCCACATCCGCAACTTGTTGAAGCAATCCAAGGAGCGTGATAAGGAGCTTGAGCAGTCTAATGTAGTCAATAAGGAGCAGGTAGATATTACACTCAAGGAGAAATGGGAAGCTGCACAGGTTGAAGATAAATTAATTGATG CTCTGACACTTGAGattaaaaagaaagagaaagaaatagCAAATGAGAAAAACACTGTAGCCAAATGGGAAGCCTACAAAGAAACAGGTCGCCATGAGCATGCTACACATATCAAGCTATTGGATGAGGAATTGACTGATATGAGGGCTAGTTTTGATGAAATGAAAG GTCACTTGGAAAGGACACTGAATATAGCTAAAGACAAAATCAAGACATCAACTGAAGACAGACTTAGTGAACAGAAACACATAGCCTCACAG AAAGCCATGACCAAGTTGGACAAGTGGAGCACTCAGGAAGTCATGGATAATGATTGGTTGAAAAGAGAG GCTGAGCTTCACAGGGTTGAGACCAAGCAACTCGCATTGGATGTAGAGGAACTAGAGAGGCAGAATCTGGAGTTGATGAGTACACTCTTTGATTGTCGCATAGAAGACCTGAAAATATCAAG GAATTTCTACCTGAATCAATTTGGAGATAATGATAATCTTGAGGAGGATGACAGGGGCCTATTGGAATCGGATTTAGCTAAGCTTGATTTTGAAGAAAGACCAGCTATTGAAGCACCCAAAG TTGTCACACGGAAACCCAGACCTGCAAGTGCTACTCAGCGTGCAGTTGAGGAGCGAGTTTTTGCTCTCCAACCtctggctgatgatgatgatgatgatgatgacgaggaggaagaagaggatgGAGCTTGGGGAGgagaagatgaagatgaggatCTTGATCACTATTTGCAATATGATGATGAAAATTTTGGG GAATACCTCAATCTCGGACCTGTTGAACTGAAACTTCTGAGAGTAATCGGACACCACGCGCCTCTTCATCATCCAGATAAGCTATCTGAGGCAGAAGCTGAAGCAAAGCTGGCAGCACCTGATGTATGGCCAGTGACACCTGATATGCTGAGGGCTGTGACAGAATCACCAACTGTGAATACCTAA